In Candidatus Omnitrophota bacterium, the genomic window GGGCGGCAACACGGATTTCTTGAACATGCTGAATCACGACCGCCTCCAAATGAAGAAGATTTCAAAAACCGAAGCCGTCCAAAGCATCCTCTCGGAGCGCTTGCCCACGATGGATATCCATATCGGGCCCAGCGACTACGTGGCGTGGCAGCGCGACCGGAAAGTCTGTTTTTTGCGCATTGAAGGGCGGGGGTTCGGGAACTGCCCGATTGAAATCGAAGCGCGGTTGTCGGTTGAGGATTCCCCGAACAGCGCTGGCATGACCATTGATGCCATCCGCTGCCTGCGAATCGCGAGAGATCGCGGGTTGCGCGGGCCGATTCAGTCGGTGTCGGCATGGACGATGAAGCACCCACCGCATCCCATGACGGATGAGGAGGCGCGAGGATCAACTGAGGCGTTCATTCGTGGCACAAGCAGCCGGTAGCCCCAAGCCCCTGGCGCATGCCCTCCAGCCTCGCGCGGTCTCCGGCTGGTGGTCGGTGATCACGTTTGGACTGCTGACATTTGCTATCAGCGTCCTGCTGAGTGTCATCGTATGGCCATTTGTCGGCTTGCCGTGGTGGAAAGTGTTTCGGCGGTGCGTGTCAATCGGGGCCGCGGCGAGCGTGTTGATTTGCGTGAAGGTGCTGGAACGGCGGACGGTGCGTTCCTACGGGTTTGCCGATGCCGGGAAGGGAATGCGCCAATTGCTCTTTGGCGTGGTCTTGGGCGCGTCGACGCTGGCCGCTATGTTCGGTATCGGGCTCTGGAGCGGAGCTTACCACGTGTCCATTGATGAGAGCCCGCTCAAGTTTTGGGGCACGATCATCGGCCTCATGCCCGCCATGGCGCTCGTCAGCGTGCTGGAGGAGCTCGTCTTTCGCGGCGTGATTCTCCAGCGTCTGATAGTCTACTCGCGGCCGGTGGCCATGTTCGTGAGCAGCGCCCTTTACGCGATCGTGCATTTGAAGACCCTCGCGCCCACCTGGAGCCCCTGGGGGCCCTGGTTTGAGTTGTTTGGGCTGTTTCTTTTCGGGATGATCCTGTGCGTGAGCTTCTTTTTGACCGGCCAGCTCTATCTTGCCGTGGGGCTGCATGCGTCATTGGCGTATGGGGCCAGGGTGAATAAGCTCTTGGTGGAGTTTCCTCGCCCGGCGCTGAATTGGCTGATCGGCACGAATCGCTTGGTGAATGGCGTCATGAATTGGATGGCCTTGCTGGCCATGTGCGGGGTCATGGTGTGGTGGGTGCGATCCTCTCAGCAACAGCCGAAAGCTCGCGCTTTCGGCATTCCGAGGAGGGTGGAATGAACCGGCGGTGGGCACGGATTCTATGCGGCCTGATCGTGTTCGGGATTGCGGGTGTCGCGCGGGCTGAATACGAGGAGAGTCCTGACGTGCAGGGACGGATTCGAAAACTTGGCCGCGGGTTGGCGAATATCGCGACGTGCCCGGCTGAGCTTGTCAGAACTCCCGAACTGGTGAGCCGGCGGGAAGGGTTTCTGGCTGGCGTGACCGTCGGCGTGCTGCAAGGGGCCTGGCGGGGATTGGCTCGCGGCGCAGCCGGGATCTATGAGGTGCTGACGTTTTATTCCGACAAGCCGAACGGCTATCAGCCGCTGATTCGCCCGGAATTCGTGTGGGAGCATGGCCACTGGGTGGAATAAGGAGAACACCATGAAACGACGGTGTCGCGCGTTTCTTGTTGCAGGAAGCCTGATCGTCCTAGGGCTGCCGGCGGGCGCATGGGCGCAGGATCCCATTCATAAGATGGGCCGGGGCGTGGTCAATGTGCTCACCGGGTGGCTGGAGATCCCGAAACAGATCCACCTGGGCGCGCAAGAAAGCAACCCGATTATTGGATTAGGCCAGGGGGTGTTGCGAGGTGTCAGCCTGACGGCATTGCGAACTGGTCTTGGCCTCTATGAGGCGGTGACATTTCCAATCCCCTATCCGCAGCAGTTCGCCTCGCCGTATGAACCGATGGAGCTCAGCGACTATTCGTGGGATTAGGCTGATTGTTTCGACGAGTGATCCACGGCCTCAACGGCTGCTTCGCGTTGGGGCCGTGTTCCTTTTCGTGCTGCTGCTGGGCAGGGAAGAGGGACGCGCCGATTCCCTGCCGCCAGAGCGCCCCGCGGTGGGGGAGCGTCTGGCATTCCACGGGTATTGGTTGGCCATCCCGGTTGGGTATGGATGGATTGAGGTCGCATCCATGGTGGACCTTGACGGACGGAAGGCCTATCACATCCATGCGGAGGGCCATACCAATGAGGTGCTCTCGGTCATCTATCCGATTCACGACACCATTGATTCCTATCTGGATGCCGAGACGCTCCAGCCGCTGCGGTTTGTCAAACATCAGCGCGAGGGGCATTACCGGGCCGATGAAGTTGTGACCTTTGACCA contains:
- a CDS encoding exosortase system-associated protein, TIGR04073 family produces the protein MKRRCRAFLVAGSLIVLGLPAGAWAQDPIHKMGRGVVNVLTGWLEIPKQIHLGAQESNPIIGLGQGVLRGVSLTALRTGLGLYEAVTFPIPYPQQFASPYEPMELSDYSWD
- a CDS encoding CPBP family intramembrane metalloprotease translates to MAQAAGSPKPLAHALQPRAVSGWWSVITFGLLTFAISVLLSVIVWPFVGLPWWKVFRRCVSIGAAASVLICVKVLERRTVRSYGFADAGKGMRQLLFGVVLGASTLAAMFGIGLWSGAYHVSIDESPLKFWGTIIGLMPAMALVSVLEELVFRGVILQRLIVYSRPVAMFVSSALYAIVHLKTLAPTWSPWGPWFELFGLFLFGMILCVSFFLTGQLYLAVGLHASLAYGARVNKLLVEFPRPALNWLIGTNRLVNGVMNWMALLAMCGVMVWWVRSSQQQPKARAFGIPRRVE
- a CDS encoding exosortase system-associated protein, TIGR04073 family, encoding MNRRWARILCGLIVFGIAGVARAEYEESPDVQGRIRKLGRGLANIATCPAELVRTPELVSRREGFLAGVTVGVLQGAWRGLARGAAGIYEVLTFYSDKPNGYQPLIRPEFVWEHGHWVE